The Acidobacteriota bacterium genome includes a window with the following:
- a CDS encoding FHA domain-containing protein has product MTDKTPVSKKGLSADWLLQGALTRIGDTVDKFTGRRWTPSSSLATSELVERMKKLLDSEVKGVLGKGSIVPHNITLKVHWDKFATDADDTLLKLENELLTAAADHINDKLYYTFAPLSVEVKPDYFTEGVKLFVSFDKFSDEDHEAELNVTIPSIKLGDAKPHAELIEKEREGAVFVAHFELNGTPRDRRITFPSNGRLSVGRTVSNDLTIDDVSVSKIHASLVIDSDDNLSVADTGSTNGTFVNGERIPYGKALRLKAEDRVKFGMVDVVFEKIPSESGNTSELSQRFSQENTIEIDGLKFTGKVSAEAKIAAQDPPEKNGRDRSDENVHRSGPREDTK; this is encoded by the coding sequence CCCGTTTCCAAGAAAGGACTCTCAGCCGATTGGCTTTTACAGGGTGCCTTGACAAGAATCGGGGACACAGTCGACAAGTTCACGGGGCGGCGTTGGACACCGTCAAGCAGTCTCGCAACCAGCGAACTCGTCGAGCGGATGAAAAAACTCCTCGACTCGGAAGTGAAGGGCGTTCTGGGGAAAGGATCTATTGTTCCTCACAACATCACGTTAAAGGTCCACTGGGATAAATTCGCAACGGATGCTGATGACACGTTGCTAAAACTGGAAAACGAGCTTCTCACCGCAGCGGCCGACCACATCAACGACAAGCTTTACTACACATTTGCTCCATTATCTGTTGAGGTCAAACCTGACTACTTTACGGAAGGCGTCAAGCTCTTTGTCAGCTTCGACAAGTTTTCCGATGAAGATCACGAGGCGGAACTGAACGTCACGATCCCGTCGATAAAACTTGGGGATGCCAAGCCACACGCCGAGTTGATCGAGAAAGAACGGGAAGGAGCCGTCTTCGTCGCTCATTTTGAGTTGAACGGAACTCCGCGTGACCGTCGCATTACATTTCCGTCCAACGGCCGTCTCTCGGTCGGACGTACCGTCTCAAACGACCTGACGATAGATGATGTCAGTGTATCTAAGATCCATGCATCGCTTGTAATAGATAGCGATGACAATCTCTCGGTCGCTGACACCGGCTCGACAAACGGAACTTTCGTGAATGGCGAGCGTATCCCGTACGGAAAGGCGTTGAGATTGAAGGCGGAGGATCGCGTTAAGTTTGGGATGGTGGACGTGGTATTTGAAAAGATCCCTTCCGAATCCGGAAACACAAGTGAACTTTCTCAGCGATTTTCGCAGGAGAACACGATCGAGATCGACGGGCTTAAATTCACTGGTAAAGTGTCGGCGGAAGCAAAAATAGCGGCTCAAGATCCGCCCGAGAAAAACGGTAGAGATCGATCCGATGAAAACGTTCATAGATCCGGCCCTCGAGAGGACACCAAATGA